The Methyloceanibacter sp. wino2 nucleotide sequence GCGAACGGGACCGTGATCGAAGGGCGCGGCGCGGGCGCGACCGGCAGCGCCGTGGGCGAAGTCTGTTTCAATACGGCCATGACCGGGTATCAGGAGATCCTCACCGATCCCTCCTATGCCGGACAGATCATCACCTTCACCTTCCCCCATATCGGCAATGTGGGCGCCAACACCGAGGACATCGAAACCTCCAATCTCGCCGCCTCGTCCGGCGTGAAGGGCTGTGTCTTGCGCACCTCGATCACCGCGCCGTCCAATTGGCGCGCCGCGCAGGACCTGGACTCGTGGCTCAAGGCGCGCGGCATCATCGCCATCACCGGCGTGGATACGCGGGCGCTGACGGCACTCATTCGCGAGAACGGCATGCAGAATGCGGTGATCGCGCATTCCCCGGACGGTGTTTTCGATATCGACGCGCTGAAGCGCGAGGCCGCTGCGTGGTCCGGCATGGTCGGCCTCGATCTCGCCAAGGACGTCACCTGCGGGCAAAGCTACACCTGGGACGAGACGTCCTGGCGCTGGGGCGAGGGCTACGGCCGTCAGGAGTCGCCGCGCTTCCATGTGGTCGCCATCGACTTCGGATTGAAGCGCAACATCCTGCGCGAGCTGGCGACTGTGGGCTGCAAGATCACCGTGGTCCCGGCCGACACCAGCGCCGAGTCCATTCTGGCACGCAAGCCCGACGGCGTTTTCGTCTCGAACGGTCCGGGCGATCCGGCGGCGACCGGCGAATACGCGGTGCCTGAGCTGGAGAAGATCATCGACAGCGGGGTCCCGACCTTCGGCATCTGCCTCGGCCATCAGATGCTGGGCCGGGCGCTCGGAGCCGAGACGGCCAAGATGCACCAGGGCCATCACGGCGCCAATCACCCCGTCAAGGATTTCGAGACCCACAAGGTCGAGATCACCTCGATGAACCACGGCTTCGCCGTGACACGGGAAAGCCTGCCCGAGACGGTCACCGAGACTCACACGTCTTTGTTCGACGGCTCGAACGCCGGGCTGAAGGTCAAGGACAAGCCCGTCTTCTCGGTGCAATACCATCCGGAGGCCTCGCCCGGCCCCCAAGACAGTCATTACCTCTTCACGCGCTTCGTCGAGCTGATGGCCGCGCGGAAGACCTCATAGCCCGGCCGGAACGATGCCCAAACGCGAAGACATCAAATCCATTCTGATCATCGGCGCCGGACCGATCGTGATTGGCCAAGCGTGCGAGTTCGACTATTCGGGCACGCAAGCCTGCAAGGCGCTGAAAGACGAGGGCTACCGGATCATCCTGGTCAATTCGAATCCGGCCACGATCATGACGGACCCGGATCTCGCCGACGCCACCTATATCGAGCCGATCACGCCCGAGTTCGTCGCACGGATCATCGAACGCGAACGGCCCGATGCCCTGCTGCCCACGATGGGCGGCCAGACGGCCCTCAACACGGCGCTCAGCCTTGAGAGCGCCGGCGTGTTGGAGAAGTACGGTGTGGAGATGATCGGCGCGAAGGCCGACGTCATCGACAAGGCGGAAGACCGTGAACTCTTCCGCAAGGCCATGGACAAGATCGGGCTCGAGTCGCCCAAGTCGCGCCTCGCCGATGCGGGCTCTCTGAAACGCGCAGACCGTGAGACGTACAAGGCGGAGGTGGAGCGCATCGAGGCCGAGCACTCGGACCCCGACGCGCGCGCCGAAGCGATGCTCGAATTCGAAGCGGACTGGGGCCGGCACGAGACCGAGCGGCGGCGCCGCTATGTCGAAAAAGGCCTGATCGAAGCGCTTGAGGCCATGCAGGACGTCGGCCTGCCGGCCATCATCCGTCCCTCGTTCACGCTCGGCGGCACCGGTGGCGGCATTGCCTACAACCGCGAAGAGTTTCTCGAGATCGTCGAGCGCGGCCTCGACGCCTCCCCCACCTGCGAAGTGCTGATCGAAGAGTCGGTGCTGGGTTGGAAGGAATATGAGATGGAGGTCGTCCGCGACAAGGACGACAACTGCATCATCATTTGCTCCATCGAGAACATCGATCCGATGGGTGTGCATACAGGCGACTCGATCACCGTGGCGCCGGCGCTCACGCTCACCGACAAGGAATACCAGATCATGCGCGACGCCTCGATCGCGGTGTTGCGCGAGATCGGCGTCGAGACCGGCGGGTCGAACGTTCAGTTCGCCGTGAACCCCGACGACGGACGGCTCATCGTCATCGAGATGAACCCGCGTGTGTCGCGTTCCTCGGCGCTGGCGTCGAAGGCGACCGGCTTCCCCATTGCCAAGATCGCCGCCAAGCTCGCCGTCGGCTACACGCTGGACGAACTTGAGAACGACATTACGGGCGGCGCAACACCCGCCTCGTTCGAACCCACGATCGATTACGTGGTCACGAAGATTCCGCGTTTCGCCTTCGAGAAGTTTCAGGGTTCCGCTCCGACACTTACCACGGCCATGAAGTCGGTCGGCGAGGCCATGGCCATCGGCCGGACCTTCCCGGAGTCCTTGCAGAAGGCACTGCGGTCACTGGAGACGGGCCTGACGGGGTTGGACGAGTTCCATTTCGAGGGTCTTGGCCAGGGGGACGACAAGAACGTGATCCGCGAAGCGCTCGGATCGCCGACGCCCGACCGCCTGCTGAAGGTGGCGCAAGCCCTGCGGCTCGGGGTCGATCACGAGCAGATCTATGACAGCTGCCGCATCGACCCGTGGTTCATCCGGCAGCTTCAGGACATCATCGACACGGAGACCCGCGTCCGCGAACACGGACTGCCGCAAACGCCGGGCGCGTTCCGTGCGTTGAAAGCCATGGGCTTCTCGGATGACCGCCTGGCCACGCTTGCCGGGCTGACACCCGCCGACGTCCGCAGCGCGCGGCATGCACTGCACGTACACCCTGTCTACAAACGCATCGACACCTGCGCGGCGGAGTTTGCCTCGCCCACGGCCTATATGTACTCGACCTACGAGACGCGGTTCACCGGCGGCGAGTCCTGCGAAGCGCGGCCGAGCGCCGCGGACAAGATCATCATTCTCGGCGGCGGCCCGAACCGGATCGGCCAAGGCATCGAGTTCGACTATTGCTGTTGCCACGCGGCCTTCGCGCTGTCGGCGGCCGGGTTCGAGACCATCATGGTCAATTGCAATCCCGAAACCGTCTCGACCGACTACGACACGTCTGACCGCCTTTATTTCGAGCCGCTCACGGAAGAAGACGTGCTCGAGATCGTGCAGAAGGAACAGACGAACGGCGCCGTGAAGGGCGTGATCGTCCAGTTCGGCGGCCAGACGCCACTGAAGTTGGCGGCGGCCTTGGAAGAGGCGCAAGTTCCCATTCTCGGCACGTCACCCGACGCCATCGATCTCGCCGAGGACCGCGACCGCTTCAAGGCGCTGATCGAACAGCTCGGTCTGCGCCAGCCCAACAACGGCATTGCCCGCTCGGCCGAGGAGGCGGTCGCCATCGCCAAGCGGATCGGATTCCCCGTGGTGATCCGGCCGTCTTACGTGCTCGGCGGCCGCGCCATGGAAATCGTCCATGACGAAGCGCAACTCGAGCGCTACATCGCCGAGGCCGTGGTCGTGTCCGGTAAGAGCCCCGTCCTGCTCGACTCGTATTTGCGCGATGCCATCGAAGTGGACGTGGACGCGCTGGCCGACGGCCGCGACGTCTTTATCTGCGGGGTAATGGAGCACATCGAGGAAGCGGGCGTGCATTCAGGAGACAGCGCTTGTTCGCTTCCGCCCCATTCCTTGAAACCGGCAATCATTGCGGAACTCGAACGGCAAGCGAGGGAGTTGGCGCGGGCGCTGAACGTGGTCGGGCTGATGAACATTCAATTCGCGATCCAGAACGACGACATCTACATCCTGGAGGTCAACCCGCGAGCCTCGCGCACGGTGCCGTTCGTCGCCAAGGTCATCGGCAAGCCGATCGCCGGCATCGCCTCCGAGGTCATGGCCGGCAAACCGCTCGACGATTTCGGCCTGACACCGGCGAAGCTCGACCATATCGCCGTGAAGGAAGCCGTCTTCCCCTTCGCCCGGTTCCCGGGCGTCGATCCCGTGCTGGGACCGGAGATGCGCTCGACCGGCGAGGTGATGGGCCTCGACCGCGACTACGCCGTCGCCTTCGCCAAGAGCCAGCTCGGCGGTGGCGCCAAGCTGCCCCTGTCGGGAACCGTCTTCGTTTCCGTGAAGGATCTCGACAAGGACAAGCTGCTCGCGCCGGTGCGGACTATGATCGAGATGGGGTTCCGCATCGTCGCAACGCGGGGAACCCAGCGCCATCTTGCCGCACATGGGATCGCCTGCGAGCGGGTCAACAAAGTCCTCGAGGGGCGCCCGCACATCGTCGACGCCATCACAAACGGCGATATCGACATCGTCTTCAACACGACCGAGGGCGCCAAGGCTCTGGCGGACTCCATGTCGATACGCCGGTCGGCCTTGCTGAACCACATTCCTTACTATACAACGCTCGCCGGCGCGCTCGCCGCTACCGAGGCCATTCGGGCCTTGCGGGCAGGCAGCCTGACCGTCGCCCCTCTACAAAGCTACGTTGGCTGAGGCTCCGCGGAGCCCACCGGCTAGCTTTAGAAAACGGTCTAAATCAACAGATTCTTGACTTCGGTGGGTCAATTCCTTGACAGTATTGTCAAAGGGGGCCCGCCCTTAAGGAGTTTGAACTGACATGGAAAAGGTGCCGATGACCGCAGAGGGATACACATCCCTCGAGGCCGAGATCAAGAATCTCAAGACCGCCGAACGGCCGCGGATCATCAAATTGATCGCCGAAGCCCGCTCGCACGGAGACCTGTCCGAGAACGCCGAATACCATGCCGCCAAGGAGCTGCAGGGTATTACGGAGGCGCGCATCGCCGATCTCGAGGACAAGCTCAGCCGCGCGGACATCATTGACGTGTCCAAGCTCAAAGGCGACCAGGTCATGTTCGGTGCAACGGTCACGCTGATCGACGAAGATACCGAAGACAAGGTCAAGTACCGGATCGTCGGCGAAGTCGAGGGCAACGTGAAGGAAGGCAAGATCTCCATCACCTCCCCGATCGCCCGCGCCCTGCTCGGCAAGCGCAAGAACGACGTGGTCGAAGTCTCGACGCCCGGCGGCGGCAAGTCCTACGAGATCGTCAAGGTCGAGTTCAAATAAGCTTGCCCCCGGGGGCAGCGCCTTTCTTCCGATACACTCTATTGGACCAAGCGACGCCGCCACTGTTGCGGCGTCTCACCCGTCCAGCGCCGGAAGGCTCGGGTGAAGTGGGCCGGATCCGAGTAGCCCAGCTCGTAGGCGATATCCGTGATCGGAACCTCGGTTTCCTCTAGGAGGCCGCGCGCCTGATCGCGCACGGTTCGCTGGGCCAGCCCTTCGAAATTCATTCCCTGTTCCGACAAGCGGCGCTGCAGGGTTCGGCGCGAGAGACCGAGCCGCCGGGCAACGCTGTCGATACCGGCCTCTCCTTGATCAAGCTGCAACAGCAGGATGTGACGGACCACCTCGGTGAACTCGGTCTCGGCGGGCACGGGCGGATAGTCGGGCTCGCGATCTTGGGGCGGGCGCGGGTTGGTCAGCGCCAGAAGCCTCGCCGGAAAGACGACCCCGGCCCGGTCGCCGCTGATCACATCGCAAGAGACGACCTTTTCGATCTCCCGGCGTCCGTCGAAGCGGCCCGCGACTTCCACCCGGTCGGGCGTCCATCTCGGCCCCGCAAAGTATCGGAGAAAAGCGAGCATGTAGCCTATGGCCAGCATCTCGTTCTTCTGCTGGCCGAGCCCCAAATTCTCCGTGACGCAATAGGTCCACTTGGCCCAGCGCCCTTCCACCGCCAGCGCGATGGTGGTCGCTCCTTGCAAGAGGCTGGCGAGAGAGCGGCTGCTTTCGAGAATGGCCTCGCCCAAGGTGGGCAGAGTAATCAGGTGCGCGCCATAGGCTCCGAGGCCCGGGATCCCGGCTTCGGTCGAGAGGCGGACGGCCAGGCTGTGATCGCCGATAGTGCGGGCGGCTGTCTCCAGGAGATGAAACTGATCGCGCAATAGGATCAG carries:
- a CDS encoding AraC family transcriptional regulator, with protein sequence MRSYALTKASTVGPIADIVAASGGSITKVFRKAELPLTLLEQPQRLILLRDQFHLLETAARTIGDHSLAVRLSTEAGIPGLGAYGAHLITLPTLGEAILESSRSLASLLQGATTIALAVEGRWAKWTYCVTENLGLGQQKNEMLAIGYMLAFLRYFAGPRWTPDRVEVAGRFDGRREIEKVVSCDVISGDRAGVVFPARLLALTNPRPPQDREPDYPPVPAETEFTEVVRHILLLQLDQGEAGIDSVARRLGLSRRTLQRRLSEQGMNFEGLAQRTVRDQARGLLEETEVPITDIAYELGYSDPAHFTRAFRRWTGETPQQWRRRLVQ
- the carA gene encoding glutamine-hydrolyzing carbamoyl-phosphate synthase small subunit gives rise to the protein MTDEHDTGSSPLARTHAPRTQPWADEAPTALLVLANGTVIEGRGAGATGSAVGEVCFNTAMTGYQEILTDPSYAGQIITFTFPHIGNVGANTEDIETSNLAASSGVKGCVLRTSITAPSNWRAAQDLDSWLKARGIIAITGVDTRALTALIRENGMQNAVIAHSPDGVFDIDALKREAAAWSGMVGLDLAKDVTCGQSYTWDETSWRWGEGYGRQESPRFHVVAIDFGLKRNILRELATVGCKITVVPADTSAESILARKPDGVFVSNGPGDPAATGEYAVPELEKIIDSGVPTFGICLGHQMLGRALGAETAKMHQGHHGANHPVKDFETHKVEITSMNHGFAVTRESLPETVTETHTSLFDGSNAGLKVKDKPVFSVQYHPEASPGPQDSHYLFTRFVELMAARKTS
- the carB gene encoding carbamoyl-phosphate synthase large subunit is translated as MPKREDIKSILIIGAGPIVIGQACEFDYSGTQACKALKDEGYRIILVNSNPATIMTDPDLADATYIEPITPEFVARIIERERPDALLPTMGGQTALNTALSLESAGVLEKYGVEMIGAKADVIDKAEDRELFRKAMDKIGLESPKSRLADAGSLKRADRETYKAEVERIEAEHSDPDARAEAMLEFEADWGRHETERRRRYVEKGLIEALEAMQDVGLPAIIRPSFTLGGTGGGIAYNREEFLEIVERGLDASPTCEVLIEESVLGWKEYEMEVVRDKDDNCIIICSIENIDPMGVHTGDSITVAPALTLTDKEYQIMRDASIAVLREIGVETGGSNVQFAVNPDDGRLIVIEMNPRVSRSSALASKATGFPIAKIAAKLAVGYTLDELENDITGGATPASFEPTIDYVVTKIPRFAFEKFQGSAPTLTTAMKSVGEAMAIGRTFPESLQKALRSLETGLTGLDEFHFEGLGQGDDKNVIREALGSPTPDRLLKVAQALRLGVDHEQIYDSCRIDPWFIRQLQDIIDTETRVREHGLPQTPGAFRALKAMGFSDDRLATLAGLTPADVRSARHALHVHPVYKRIDTCAAEFASPTAYMYSTYETRFTGGESCEARPSAADKIIILGGGPNRIGQGIEFDYCCCHAAFALSAAGFETIMVNCNPETVSTDYDTSDRLYFEPLTEEDVLEIVQKEQTNGAVKGVIVQFGGQTPLKLAAALEEAQVPILGTSPDAIDLAEDRDRFKALIEQLGLRQPNNGIARSAEEAVAIAKRIGFPVVIRPSYVLGGRAMEIVHDEAQLERYIAEAVVVSGKSPVLLDSYLRDAIEVDVDALADGRDVFICGVMEHIEEAGVHSGDSACSLPPHSLKPAIIAELERQARELARALNVVGLMNIQFAIQNDDIYILEVNPRASRTVPFVAKVIGKPIAGIASEVMAGKPLDDFGLTPAKLDHIAVKEAVFPFARFPGVDPVLGPEMRSTGEVMGLDRDYAVAFAKSQLGGGAKLPLSGTVFVSVKDLDKDKLLAPVRTMIEMGFRIVATRGTQRHLAAHGIACERVNKVLEGRPHIVDAITNGDIDIVFNTTEGAKALADSMSIRRSALLNHIPYYTTLAGALAATEAIRALRAGSLTVAPLQSYVG
- the greA gene encoding transcription elongation factor GreA: MEKVPMTAEGYTSLEAEIKNLKTAERPRIIKLIAEARSHGDLSENAEYHAAKELQGITEARIADLEDKLSRADIIDVSKLKGDQVMFGATVTLIDEDTEDKVKYRIVGEVEGNVKEGKISITSPIARALLGKRKNDVVEVSTPGGGKSYEIVKVEFK